A stretch of the Nitrospirota bacterium genome encodes the following:
- the ruvA gene encoding Holliday junction branch migration protein RuvA, translating to MIAWLNGTLIHKTPQMIILDVNNVGYQVQTSLPTFYALPEIKTSVSLYIYTHVREDAILLFGFLTQADRELFTLLLGVSGIGPKLAITILSGLSSHELIKAVQQEDLAKLSSISGIGKKTAGRMLLELKEKINSLALEIKISPLSLSVEPFEPRSSRLDDVLSALVNLGYNRLTIRPKIENFIRTNPELSVEGLIKESLKLLGQG from the coding sequence ATGATTGCCTGGCTGAACGGCACGCTTATTCATAAAACGCCCCAGATGATCATCCTGGACGTTAACAATGTCGGGTACCAGGTTCAAACCTCTTTACCGACTTTTTATGCTCTCCCGGAAATTAAAACATCGGTTAGCCTCTATATTTACACCCATGTCCGGGAAGATGCGATTTTGCTGTTTGGATTTTTAACCCAGGCCGACCGGGAGCTTTTCACGCTTCTTTTGGGAGTCTCGGGAATAGGCCCAAAACTGGCAATAACGATTTTATCAGGGTTATCGTCCCATGAATTAATCAAAGCGGTTCAGCAAGAGGATCTGGCAAAACTCAGTTCAATTTCCGGGATCGGGAAAAAAACAGCGGGAAGAATGCTCCTTGAATTAAAAGAAAAGATAAATAGTTTGGCTCTGGAAATAAAAATCTCGCCCCTGTCGCTTTCCGTGGAACCCTTCGAACCTCGAAGCTCGCGATTAGACGATGTCCTTTCCGCACTGGTTAATTTAGGGTATAATCGTTTGACGATTAGACCCAAAATTGAAAATTTTATCCGGACAAATCCAGAATTGTCTGTTGAAGGATTGATCAAGGAATCGTTAAAACTGCTGGGCCAGGGATAG